A window of Polaribacter litorisediminis contains these coding sequences:
- the fmt gene encoding methionyl-tRNA formyltransferase, translating into MKNMRIVFMGTPDFAVTILKHLVEQTYTIVGVITAPDKPAGRGRKLNESAVKKYAISQDLKVLQPANLKNEEFNQELKSLKADLQIVVAFRMLPKIVWQMPKFGTFNLHASLLPAYRGAAPIHWAIINGESKTGVTTFFIDDKIDTGEIILQKEIAIADDETFGSLHDKLMVLGANLVAETVNLIAQGNLTTHKQPELEEKSAPKLHSENTKINWCNSVDSIYNKIRGLNPFPLAWTTILNDGKEVSAKIYEVLKEKETHQYTPGKIITSKKEMKIAVNDGFIRVLEIKLAGKKKMNIQSLLNGYAFSENAKML; encoded by the coding sequence ATGAAAAATATGCGTATCGTTTTTATGGGAACCCCAGATTTTGCTGTAACAATTTTAAAACATTTAGTAGAACAAACCTATACAATTGTTGGTGTTATTACTGCCCCTGACAAACCTGCAGGGCGAGGCAGAAAACTTAATGAATCTGCCGTAAAAAAATATGCAATTTCTCAAGACTTAAAAGTCTTACAACCTGCAAATTTAAAAAATGAAGAATTTAATCAAGAATTAAAATCCTTAAAAGCAGATTTACAAATTGTAGTTGCTTTTAGAATGTTACCTAAAATAGTTTGGCAAATGCCAAAGTTTGGTACTTTTAATTTGCATGCTTCTTTATTACCTGCTTATAGAGGCGCTGCTCCTATTCATTGGGCCATTATAAATGGAGAGTCTAAAACAGGGGTTACTACTTTTTTTATTGATGATAAAATTGATACCGGTGAAATTATTTTGCAAAAAGAAATTGCCATTGCTGATGATGAAACTTTTGGTTCTTTGCATGATAAATTAATGGTTTTAGGTGCTAATTTGGTAGCAGAAACAGTAAATTTAATTGCTCAAGGAAATTTAACTACCCACAAACAACCCGAACTAGAAGAAAAATCTGCTCCAAAATTACATTCCGAAAACACAAAAATAAATTGGTGTAATTCTGTAGATAGCATCTATAATAAAATTAGAGGCCTAAATCCTTTCCCTTTAGCTTGGACAACCATTTTAAATGATGGTAAAGAAGTTTCTGCAAAAATCTACGAGGTTTTAAAAGAAAAAGAAACTCATCAATATACACCAGGAAAAATTATTACCTCAAAAAAAGAAATGAAAATTGCTGTAAATGATGGATTTATTCGTGTACTTGAAATAAAATTGGCAGGAAAAAAGAAAATGAATATACAAAGTTTATTAAATGGTTATGCATTTTCAGAAAATGCAAAAATGCTTTAA